A single region of the Gephyromycinifex aptenodytis genome encodes:
- a CDS encoding NADH-quinone oxidoreductase subunit C, with translation MSEEKKVGTGQAQATGSQPAAVHGGAGQHDESLPAAPGTVPDPVVVGARQGMFGATRGGDTTGYGGLVSPVLFPGASVRPYGGYFDEIADALEAALERHGGPAMAEAVEMVVIDRDEMTLHVQREHLPRIMRVLRDEPALRFEMFTGVSGVHYPQQVGKELHAVYHLLSITHGSRRLRLEVTCPDADPHIPSVVDTYPAATWHEREAWDFFGIIFDGHPALTRILMPDDWPGHPQRKDYPLGGIPVEYKGATVPPPDQRRAYN, from the coding sequence GGTCGGTACCGGTCAGGCGCAAGCCACCGGCAGTCAGCCGGCGGCTGTGCACGGCGGAGCCGGCCAGCACGACGAGTCGCTGCCCGCGGCGCCCGGAACCGTTCCCGACCCGGTCGTCGTCGGCGCCCGGCAGGGAATGTTCGGCGCTACCCGCGGCGGAGACACCACCGGTTACGGCGGGCTCGTCTCACCAGTGCTCTTCCCGGGAGCCTCGGTGCGCCCGTACGGCGGGTACTTCGACGAGATCGCCGATGCGCTGGAAGCGGCGCTGGAGCGCCACGGCGGACCGGCCATGGCCGAGGCCGTCGAGATGGTCGTCATCGACCGTGACGAGATGACCCTGCACGTGCAGCGCGAGCACCTGCCGCGGATCATGCGGGTGCTGCGCGATGAACCCGCGCTGCGTTTCGAAATGTTCACCGGCGTCTCCGGTGTCCATTACCCCCAGCAGGTCGGCAAGGAGTTGCACGCCGTCTACCACCTGCTTTCGATCACCCACGGCAGCCGTCGCCTCCGCCTGGAGGTCACCTGCCCCGACGCCGACCCGCACATCCCCTCGGTCGTCGACACTTACCCCGCTGCCACCTGGCATGAGCGGGAAGCCTGGGACTTCTTCGGCATCATCTTCGACGGGCACCCTGCGCTCACGCGCATCCTTATGCCCGACGACTGGCCGGGGCACCCCCAGCGCAAGGATTACCCCCTCGGCGGTATCCCGGTGGAGTACAAGGGCGCCACCGTGCCGCCGCCGGACCAGCGGAGGGCCTACAACTGA
- the nuoF gene encoding NADH-quinone oxidoreductase subunit NuoF — MSTELTPILTKPWGEAQSWSLATYERYEGYQALRKALATEPDALVQQAKDSGLRGRGGAGFPTGMKWGFLPPPDGGPRYLVVNADESEPGTCKDIPLLMASPQFLIEGMIITSYAIGCHHAFVYLRGEVVHVYRRLMQAVQEAYAAGYLGKNILGSGFDLDITVHAGAGAYICGEETALLDSLEGRRGQPRLKPPFPAVAGLYARPTVVNNVESIASVPPIMLHGAEWFGQMGTERSKGFGIFSLSGHVTRPGQYEAPLGITLRELIDMAGGIRAGHELKFWTPGGSSTPLFTKEHLDVPLDFESVGAAGSMLGTRALQIFDETVSVVKAVSRWIDFYAHESCGKCTPCREGTYWLKQILARLEAGQGLPGDIDKLDDIASNILGRSFCALGDGATSPVMSGIKYFREEFEMAMTTPVDVSFPPERSTLFAKESVSS; from the coding sequence ATGAGCACCGAACTGACCCCTATCCTCACCAAACCGTGGGGTGAGGCGCAGTCGTGGTCTCTGGCCACGTACGAGCGTTACGAGGGCTACCAAGCACTGCGTAAGGCACTGGCCACCGAGCCGGATGCGCTGGTGCAGCAGGCCAAGGACTCCGGCCTGCGCGGCCGCGGCGGTGCGGGCTTCCCAACCGGGATGAAGTGGGGCTTCCTGCCCCCGCCGGACGGCGGCCCCCGCTACCTGGTCGTCAACGCCGATGAGTCCGAGCCGGGAACCTGCAAGGACATCCCGCTGCTCATGGCCAGCCCCCAGTTCCTGATCGAGGGCATGATCATCACCAGCTACGCGATCGGCTGCCACCACGCGTTCGTGTACCTGCGTGGCGAGGTCGTGCACGTCTACCGGCGCCTCATGCAGGCCGTGCAGGAGGCGTACGCAGCCGGATATCTCGGCAAGAACATCCTGGGCAGCGGTTTCGACCTGGACATCACGGTCCACGCCGGTGCCGGCGCCTACATCTGTGGTGAAGAGACCGCGCTGCTTGACTCCCTCGAAGGCCGCCGTGGCCAACCGCGGTTGAAGCCGCCGTTCCCCGCTGTCGCCGGTCTGTACGCCCGGCCCACCGTGGTGAACAACGTCGAGTCCATCGCCTCGGTTCCGCCGATCATGTTGCACGGCGCGGAATGGTTCGGGCAGATGGGAACCGAGCGTTCCAAGGGCTTCGGGATCTTCAGCCTCTCCGGGCACGTCACCCGGCCGGGTCAGTACGAGGCGCCGCTAGGTATCACGCTGCGCGAACTCATCGACATGGCCGGTGGTATCCGTGCCGGCCACGAGCTGAAGTTCTGGACCCCGGGTGGGTCCTCGACGCCGCTGTTCACCAAGGAACACCTCGACGTGCCGTTGGACTTCGAGTCCGTCGGCGCGGCCGGTTCGATGTTGGGTACCCGCGCGTTGCAGATCTTCGATGAGACCGTCTCGGTCGTGAAGGCCGTCTCACGGTGGATCGACTTCTACGCCCACGAGTCGTGCGGCAAATGCACACCGTGTCGCGAAGGCACTTACTGGCTCAAGCAGATTCTCGCCCGCCTGGAAGCGGGTCAGGGATTGCCGGGCGACATCGACAAACTGGACGACATTGCGAGCAACATCCTCGGACGCTCTTTCTGCGCTCTGGGTGACGGTGCGACGAGCCCGGTGATGTCCGGTATCAAGTACTTCCGCGAAGAGTTCGAGATGGCGATGACCACCCCGGTCGACGTGTCCTTCCCGCCGGAGCGGTCCACCCTGTTCGCTAAGGAGAGCGTGTCCTCATGA
- a CDS encoding NADH-quinone oxidoreductase subunit G: MTVPTSPASGSNPTSEGGNAQLPPPVEMVELTIDGIPTQAPKGSLVIRAAEQIGIEIPRFCDHPLLEPAGACRQCLVEVATPGRDGKIAKMPKPQASCTMTVSPGMEVSTQLSSPVADKAQQGVMEFLLINHPLDCPVCDKGGECPLQNQALSHGRATSRFNDVKRTYPKPVNVSTQVLLDRERCVLCQRCTRFSDQIAGDPFISLTERGANSQIGIYQEKPFASYFSGNTVQICPVGALTSATYRFRSRPFDLVSTPGVCEHCASGCVQRTDHRRGTVLRRMVTNTPEVNEEWNCDKGRWAFPYQRQPDRLAAPKVRDSDGTLRVASWPEALTVAAQGLASAQRRGGVGVLTGGRLSAEDAYAYSKFARVVLGTNDIDFRARPHSVEEQEFLASHVVATNPEDGAVSYDDLEQAGAVLLVGIEPEEESPMMFLRLRKGVRKNKTAVFSIAPFATNGLTKLTGSLVQAAPGTESELLHAIREGRPELEAVSATLNSTAIIVVGERMATVPGALSAIAALAQKTGARVAWVPRRAGERAALEAGALPNLLPGGRPVAQEEARADLAASWGVDSLPATPGRDGNAIIAAAATGELGGLLIGGVEAADLPEPGRVALALQRAFVVALDLRAGDVMDHADVVLPVSSHDERAGSYVNWEGRLLQFAQALETTAMSDLRVLDLLAGEMGEFLSTSTLAATRADMQRLGSWSGPRTSPPATSAERLPTLGDHQAVLATWHHLLDAGVMQDGEPFLAGTAPQPVARLSAVTAAGVGVADGQPLTVATQRGAITLPAQITPMVDHVVWLPTNSPRSRVRTALGALAGDVVTLSKGGVA, from the coding sequence ATGACCGTCCCGACCAGCCCCGCGTCGGGGAGTAACCCAACCTCTGAAGGCGGTAACGCGCAACTGCCGCCGCCGGTCGAGATGGTCGAGCTGACGATTGACGGCATCCCGACCCAGGCGCCTAAGGGGTCTCTCGTCATCCGGGCCGCGGAGCAGATCGGCATCGAGATCCCGCGGTTCTGCGACCACCCGCTGCTGGAGCCGGCTGGCGCTTGTCGCCAGTGCCTGGTGGAGGTGGCGACCCCCGGTCGCGACGGCAAGATCGCCAAGATGCCCAAGCCGCAGGCCTCGTGCACGATGACCGTCTCTCCGGGCATGGAGGTCAGCACGCAGTTGTCCTCACCGGTGGCGGACAAGGCGCAGCAGGGCGTGATGGAGTTCCTGCTCATCAACCACCCGCTGGACTGCCCCGTCTGCGACAAGGGTGGGGAATGTCCGCTGCAGAACCAGGCGCTGAGCCACGGCCGGGCCACCAGCCGCTTCAATGACGTCAAGCGCACTTACCCCAAGCCGGTCAATGTCAGCACCCAGGTGCTGCTGGACCGGGAGCGTTGCGTGCTGTGTCAGCGCTGCACCCGCTTCTCCGACCAGATCGCGGGCGACCCGTTCATCTCGCTCACCGAGCGGGGCGCGAACAGCCAGATCGGCATCTACCAAGAGAAGCCCTTTGCTTCCTACTTCTCGGGCAACACCGTGCAGATCTGCCCGGTGGGTGCCCTCACCAGCGCCACCTACCGCTTCCGTAGCCGCCCCTTCGACCTGGTCTCCACTCCGGGCGTGTGTGAACACTGCGCCAGTGGCTGCGTGCAGCGCACCGACCACCGCCGTGGCACCGTCCTGCGGCGGATGGTGACCAACACCCCTGAGGTGAACGAAGAGTGGAACTGCGACAAGGGTCGCTGGGCGTTCCCGTACCAACGCCAGCCCGACCGTCTGGCCGCACCCAAGGTGCGCGACAGTGACGGCACGTTGCGGGTCGCCTCCTGGCCGGAGGCGCTAACCGTCGCGGCTCAGGGGCTGGCCTCGGCCCAGCGTCGAGGCGGCGTCGGGGTCTTGACCGGTGGTCGACTCAGTGCTGAAGACGCCTACGCCTACAGCAAGTTCGCTCGGGTCGTGCTGGGCACAAATGACATCGACTTCCGGGCCCGTCCGCACTCGGTGGAGGAGCAGGAATTCCTCGCCTCGCACGTGGTTGCGACCAACCCCGAGGACGGGGCGGTCTCCTACGATGATCTCGAACAGGCCGGGGCTGTGCTCCTGGTCGGCATCGAGCCTGAAGAAGAGTCGCCGATGATGTTCCTGCGCCTGCGCAAGGGCGTTCGCAAGAACAAGACGGCCGTCTTCTCGATCGCCCCGTTCGCCACGAACGGTTTGACCAAGCTCACCGGCAGCCTGGTGCAGGCCGCGCCGGGCACCGAATCCGAACTCCTGCACGCGATCCGCGAGGGACGTCCAGAGCTGGAAGCGGTCAGCGCAACGCTGAACTCCACCGCGATCATCGTGGTCGGCGAGCGGATGGCCACCGTGCCCGGTGCCCTGTCCGCGATTGCTGCTCTCGCGCAGAAGACCGGCGCCCGCGTGGCGTGGGTCCCGCGCCGTGCCGGCGAACGCGCTGCCCTGGAAGCAGGCGCGCTGCCCAACCTGCTGCCCGGCGGTCGTCCGGTGGCTCAGGAAGAAGCTCGTGCCGACCTGGCCGCCTCCTGGGGCGTCGACAGTCTCCCGGCCACTCCCGGCCGCGACGGCAATGCCATCATCGCCGCCGCCGCTACCGGAGAACTTGGCGGTTTGCTCATCGGTGGCGTCGAAGCCGCCGATCTGCCCGAGCCTGGTCGGGTAGCACTCGCGCTGCAGCGGGCCTTCGTGGTCGCGCTCGACCTGCGTGCCGGTGACGTGATGGATCACGCCGACGTCGTCCTGCCCGTCTCCTCCCACGATGAGCGGGCCGGCTCCTATGTCAACTGGGAAGGGCGTCTGCTGCAGTTCGCGCAGGCACTGGAGACGACCGCGATGTCGGATCTGCGGGTTCTGGACCTGCTGGCGGGGGAGATGGGGGAGTTCCTCTCGACCTCGACCCTGGCCGCTACCCGCGCTGACATGCAGCGACTGGGCTCCTGGTCCGGGCCACGCACCTCACCGCCGGCCACCTCGGCCGAGCGTCTTCCCACCCTCGGAGATCATCAGGCGGTCCTGGCTACCTGGCACCACCTGCTGGACGCCGGTGTCATGCAGGACGGTGAGCCGTTCCTGGCCGGCACCGCCCCCCAGCCGGTGGCTCGACTGTCCGCCGTGACGGCCGCCGGTGTCGGGGTGGCTGACGGTCAGCCGCTCACCGTGGCTACCCAGCGCGGGGCGATCACCCTGCCCGCGCAGATCACGCCCATGGTGGACCACGTCGTGTGGCTGCCTACGAACTCGCCCCGCTCACGGGTGCGCACCGCTTTGGGCGCGCTCGCCGGGGACGTCGTCACACTGTCGAAGGGTGGTGTCGCATGA
- the nuoE gene encoding NADH-quinone oxidoreductase subunit NuoE has protein sequence MDTTRPNYGSQPAIATPSYDQDTLDRLRIDAAEIVARYPQKRSALLPLLHLVQSVDGHVTTRGIEFCAETLDLTGAEVSGVATFYTQYKRFPNGDYSVGVCTNTLCAIMGGDAIWEAVSAHLGIGHDETTPDGKITLERLECNAACDYAPVVMGNWEFFDNQTPESVIAMVDALRSGQDVQPTRGPDKLATFKEISRVLAGFPDGRASEGPGAGEASLRGLTLAKEKGWNAPAGQQQEPTSASDSAQSDGSLTPGMPSSTDTPANAPAEKPGDGKVG, from the coding sequence ATGGACACCACCAGGCCTAACTACGGTTCTCAACCGGCGATCGCTACGCCTTCCTACGACCAGGACACCCTGGATCGGCTGCGTATCGACGCCGCCGAGATCGTCGCTCGCTACCCGCAGAAGCGTTCGGCGCTGCTGCCGCTGCTGCACCTGGTGCAGAGCGTTGACGGCCACGTCACCACGCGCGGCATCGAGTTCTGCGCCGAGACCTTGGACCTGACCGGGGCCGAGGTCAGCGGAGTGGCGACGTTCTACACCCAGTACAAGCGCTTCCCCAACGGGGACTACAGCGTCGGCGTCTGCACGAACACGCTGTGCGCGATCATGGGCGGCGACGCCATCTGGGAGGCGGTCAGCGCTCACCTCGGGATCGGACACGACGAGACGACCCCGGACGGCAAGATCACCCTGGAACGTTTGGAATGCAACGCGGCCTGCGACTACGCCCCCGTGGTCATGGGCAACTGGGAGTTCTTCGACAACCAGACCCCCGAGTCGGTCATCGCGATGGTCGACGCGCTGCGCTCAGGCCAGGACGTCCAGCCCACCCGCGGCCCGGACAAGCTGGCGACGTTCAAGGAGATTTCGCGGGTGCTCGCCGGGTTCCCCGACGGGCGCGCCTCGGAAGGCCCCGGCGCCGGTGAAGCGTCGCTTCGCGGGTTGACCTTGGCCAAGGAGAAGGGCTGGAACGCTCCCGCCGGCCAGCAGCAGGAGCCGACTTCGGCTTCGGATTCGGCCCAGAGCGACGGATCTTTGACCCCAGGAATGCCGAGTTCCACTGACACCCCGGCCAACGCGCCGGCCGAGAAGCCCGGCGACGGGAAGGTGGGCTGA
- a CDS encoding NADH-quinone oxidoreductase subunit D has translation MSTTSTTWAASGADERGDERILNTEGGDWDDLAREAVEHSDERIVVNMGPQHPSTHGVLRLILELDGEHVTEARVGIGYLHTGIEKNMEFRTWTQGVTFCTRMDYLTPMFQETAYCLGVEKLLGVTDQIPDRATTIRVLMMELTRISSHLICLGTGGMELGATTVFTTAARERERVLRFIEATTGLRMNNAYIRPGGVAQDLPPGWKDLLDEQLPLLRKGVKEMEGLVLENPIVKGRTVDVGYLDLTGCIALGLTGPMLRSAGMPHDLRRSAPYCGYETYDFDVVTWNTADSYGRIRVRFQEIWQSLRIVEQCIERLASSSGPVMIDDPKIAWPAQLAIGGDGMGNSLDHIREIMGTSMEALIHHFKLVTEGFRVPPGQAYQAVESAKGELGCHVVSDGGTRPFRAHFRDPSFHNLQSVAAVVEGGNVADVVVAVASIDPVMGGVDR, from the coding sequence ATGAGCACCACCTCGACCACCTGGGCCGCCTCGGGCGCCGACGAGCGCGGCGACGAACGCATCCTCAACACCGAGGGCGGTGACTGGGACGACCTCGCGCGCGAGGCTGTGGAGCACAGCGACGAGCGCATCGTGGTCAACATGGGTCCGCAGCACCCGTCCACGCACGGTGTTCTGCGCCTCATCCTCGAACTCGATGGTGAGCACGTGACCGAAGCCCGCGTCGGCATCGGTTACCTGCACACCGGTATCGAGAAGAACATGGAGTTCCGCACCTGGACCCAGGGCGTCACGTTCTGCACTCGCATGGACTACCTGACCCCGATGTTCCAGGAGACCGCCTACTGCCTCGGGGTGGAGAAGCTGCTCGGGGTCACCGACCAGATTCCCGACCGGGCGACCACCATCCGGGTCCTGATGATGGAGCTGACTCGCATCAGCTCCCACCTGATCTGCTTGGGTACCGGTGGCATGGAGCTCGGCGCGACCACGGTGTTCACCACCGCAGCCCGCGAACGTGAGCGGGTGCTGCGCTTCATCGAGGCCACCACCGGTTTGCGCATGAACAACGCCTACATCCGTCCCGGCGGCGTCGCCCAAGACCTGCCTCCAGGTTGGAAGGACCTGCTCGATGAGCAGCTTCCCCTGCTGCGCAAGGGCGTCAAGGAGATGGAAGGGCTCGTTCTGGAGAACCCCATCGTCAAGGGCCGCACCGTCGACGTGGGCTACTTGGACCTCACCGGGTGCATCGCGCTCGGCCTGACCGGGCCCATGCTGCGCTCTGCCGGTATGCCGCACGACCTGCGACGCAGCGCGCCCTACTGCGGCTATGAGACCTACGACTTCGATGTCGTCACCTGGAACACCGCCGACAGCTACGGGCGTATCCGGGTGCGGTTCCAAGAAATCTGGCAATCGCTGCGGATCGTCGAACAGTGCATCGAGCGCCTCGCGTCAAGCTCAGGCCCGGTCATGATCGACGACCCGAAGATCGCTTGGCCGGCGCAGCTGGCCATCGGCGGCGACGGCATGGGCAACAGCCTGGATCACATCAGGGAGATCATGGGCACCTCCATGGAGGCGCTGATCCACCACTTCAAGCTCGTCACCGAGGGCTTCCGAGTCCCGCCGGGGCAGGCATACCAGGCGGTTGAATCCGCCAAGGGCGAGTTGGGGTGCCATGTCGTCTCCGACGGCGGAACGCGTCCCTTCCGGGCTCACTTCCGTGACCCCTCCTTCCACAACCTGCAGTCGGTGGCAGCCGTCGTCGAAGGCGGAAACGTCGCCGACGTGGTTGTCGCTGTCGCCTCCATCGACCCCGTGATGGGAGGAGTGGACCGCTGA
- the nuoH gene encoding NADH-quinone oxidoreductase subunit NuoH — MSPIFTLSGPVADFSDTPLWLSAIKAVLVFVYLLLQVVVVIWFERRIVGQMQQRPGPNRFGPWGILQTLADGFKLMWKEAVIPARADRVIFTLAPIIAGSTAFISFAVIPLGGMVNMFGHRTPLQVTDSPVAVLIVLAAAGVGAYGFVLAGWSSGSTYPLLGGLRSTAQVISYEIGMGLSLVAVFLYAGSMSTSTIVEAQRGMWFIVPAFFSFLVYVVCMVGETNRLPFDLAEGEGELVGGYHTEYSGMWFGMFFLGEYVNMFTVSALASTLFLGGWHAPLSFLPDGGYLGIVWLTLKMWMFMWFFVWLRATLPRTRYDQFMAFGWKFLIPATLAWVLAVAYIRAAGLGFFGPRTLIPTLIIMAVALVLAFIAAMRWDAGQQRKAEARIEEHPDEIDPFAGGYPIPPMPGQRLVEPHPGAQASIRPDAPELTDQEMNRG, encoded by the coding sequence ATGAGCCCGATCTTCACGCTCTCCGGTCCCGTGGCTGACTTCTCGGACACTCCGCTGTGGTTGAGCGCGATCAAGGCCGTCCTCGTCTTCGTCTATCTGCTCCTGCAGGTGGTCGTGGTCATCTGGTTCGAACGTCGCATCGTGGGTCAGATGCAGCAGCGTCCGGGCCCCAACCGGTTCGGGCCGTGGGGCATCCTGCAGACCCTGGCGGACGGCTTCAAGCTCATGTGGAAGGAAGCGGTCATCCCGGCTCGGGCCGACCGCGTGATCTTCACCCTGGCGCCGATCATCGCCGGTTCGACTGCCTTCATCTCCTTCGCGGTCATCCCGCTGGGGGGCATGGTCAACATGTTCGGGCACCGCACCCCGCTGCAGGTCACCGACAGCCCCGTCGCGGTGCTGATCGTGCTGGCCGCGGCCGGCGTAGGCGCCTACGGCTTCGTACTGGCCGGTTGGTCCTCCGGATCGACCTACCCGCTGCTGGGTGGTCTGCGCTCCACCGCTCAGGTCATCTCCTACGAGATCGGCATGGGCTTGTCGCTGGTCGCCGTGTTCCTCTACGCGGGATCGATGTCGACCTCGACCATCGTCGAAGCGCAGCGCGGCATGTGGTTCATCGTTCCGGCCTTCTTCAGCTTCCTTGTCTACGTGGTGTGCATGGTGGGCGAGACCAACCGTCTGCCCTTCGACCTGGCTGAGGGCGAAGGCGAACTGGTGGGTGGTTACCACACCGAGTACTCCGGCATGTGGTTCGGAATGTTCTTCCTCGGCGAGTACGTGAACATGTTCACCGTCTCGGCGCTGGCGAGCACGCTGTTCCTCGGCGGTTGGCACGCCCCGCTTTCCTTCCTGCCCGACGGCGGGTACCTGGGCATCGTGTGGCTGACGCTGAAAATGTGGATGTTCATGTGGTTCTTCGTGTGGCTGCGCGCCACGCTTCCCCGGACCCGCTACGACCAGTTCATGGCCTTCGGCTGGAAGTTCCTCATCCCGGCCACCTTGGCGTGGGTCCTGGCGGTGGCTTACATCCGCGCCGCCGGCCTGGGCTTCTTCGGCCCGCGCACCTTGATCCCGACGCTGATCATCATGGCTGTCGCCCTCGTGTTGGCCTTTATCGCCGCGATGCGGTGGGATGCTGGTCAGCAGCGCAAGGCTGAAGCGCGGATCGAAGAGCACCCCGACGAAATCGACCCCTTCGCAGGCGGTTACCCGATTCCCCCGATGCCTGGACAACGGCTCGTGGAGCCGCACCCCGGCGCGCAGGCGAGCATCCGTCCCGATGCGCCAGAACTCACCGATCAGGAGATGAACCGTGGCTGA